The genomic segment GTGCCAAGTCAGAGTCTGCGCTCCAGACGACAGCGTACGTGGCGCTGCACCAATCTCCAGAGCCGTGGCGCGAACGGACTACGTTTTACACTCCATTTCACAGGCTGAACTTGTTTGCTGTTGTCCATGTCATCGTTACAAATTTCATGATAAAAAGCTTATTTATCGACATGATCATTGCCGTTTCATTTGGTTGTTCTAACTACCAACCAGTTGTTGGTCGAtgattttgttgaattacatacAAATTTAAAGAACAGCGCTGTAACGAGGTCTTACCCAAGCCTCCCCCAGAGCTTCCCAGCCAGGGAGACTCCCAGCATATCTTCCCATGGAACACACACCAGCTGGGCAtgatgtcacccacctctccctGCCCACTGATTACATGGCCCATGTACAGGCTTCTAAAACCACAGATACATCTGAAATGTCGGAAACTTGTGTTCGAGACctagaatgaaaacaaaatcacaGCTTTGCCCAAAGCACTCATTTATCATACATCATGtgccatctcctcctccaggagTCCAATGAGACAGACAACCGGTTAACCAATGGTTCCCCCGAGATGAACTCTGAGTTTGAGACGCTGACGGCTAAGTTTCACTTTGTGGACCTGGCCGGGTCAGAGAGACTGAAGAGGACTGGCGCCACGGGGGACAGAGCTAAGGAAGGAATCTCCATCAACTGTGGACTGGTGAGACTGTAAAATAACGTATGCTATAGTTAGTTAAGATTCTGTTCATCATAATGCCTAGTTCTGGTACGATAATGTCAACTCTAATTTATTGATTGCATTTATTGGCCGAGTTTAAATGGATCTCAGCCGAACCAATCTACGATGCTAGAACAGTGCAGGTAAATTTCCCAGATTAGTCTCTAGGAGGTTTTAGAGGATCAGCGTTAATGCAGTGTCCTCCTCTCGGGTGACTCGGGTGAACTGTTTCCATCCAACTATTGAGGAGAACTGGGACACTATGCGAAAGAAAAATAGGAAAGCTACAGAGCCCCCTGGTGGTTGAGAAATAATATACTGATGTTCTGTCAATGCTGTCTGCCATCACCTCTGACCACTGCTGTATGGTGATGGACTGCTCTCTTTCTGCAGCTAGCGCTGGGTAATGTGATCAGTGCTCTAGGGGACAGGAGTAAGAGGTCCACTCACGTGCCTTACAGAGATTCAAAACTCACCCGGCTACTGCAGGACTCACTAGGAGGGAACAGGTGTGTATGTCCTCGTTCTCCATCATATTGAATCAGTCCCTTAGCCCATGACTACGTGCTGTGTGAACAGGGCTGTGGTTTTGCTTTATGGCATTGTTTGTGCCGGTCTCTCTATGGCTTCGTTATCACTGTCATCCAAGCTTTTACGTGGGTATGATTTCATTCTCTGTCAAAGGTCTGTTGATTGAAACCTCATTATGTTTTCAACATGGCCTAATAAAACTGGAATTTTGTAATCATCAGAACAAGGTGGTAACAAAAGCTTGAAACATTCAGCTTCTAATGAAGTCTCTTATCTACCTTCTGCATCTACCTCCCATGTCCCCATCGTCCATCTATCTTTCTGTCGATCCACCACCCCAGTCAAACTGTGATGATAGCATGCATCAGCCCCTCCGACCGGGACTTTATGGAGACCCTGAGCACTCTGAAGTACGCCAACAGAGCCAGGAACATTAGGAACAGGGTGGTGGTGAACCAAGACAAGGCTTCCCAGCAGATCTCTGCCCTGAGGACCGAGATCGCCAGGCTACAGATGGAACTGATGGAGTACAAGACGGTAAGAGGGGGAAATTCACTGTTCATTAAGACTTTAAACCTGGAATCCAAACTGATGGTTCACTGTCACAATTGTGATGATACACTAGCGAAACCAAGCGATATTCCATGTGCACACTTCAGTGTCAAGTTCAACACGGCTAGTCTAGTGTCACGGTGTGTTCCAGTATTACGTACATGTATCTACCATATCCCTGTGGATTGTCTGGGGTTCAGGGTAAACGCATGGTAGGGGAGGACGGCATGGAGAGCGTCAACGACATGGTCCACGAGAACAGCATGCTGCAGACGGAGAACAGTAACCTGAGGATCCGGGTCAAAGCCATGCAGGAGACCATAGACGCCCAGAGGGCCAGACTCACACATTACCTCAGTGACCAGGCCAACCAGGTTCTGGCCAAAGCGGGTGCGTACCAAGAGAGGGATAACGGAGCTCCGGCACCTGGATGATTTGATGTCCGTTCGAGATGGTTCGGGAGTGCTTTGTTTGAGTCTATGGAAAGGAAGTGCTGGAAATGTTCTGACATTTGAGCGTCTTCGCTTTTTCAGGCGAGGGGAGTGAGGAGATCGGGAATATGATCGAGAATTACATCAAAGAAATCGAGGAGCTCAGGTAGGATGTGGGTTCTTGTAGGGTTGGACTGTTGAACGGCAGGCATGGAGGGTTATTACCAATGATTCTGGTGTTTGAGACGCAACATTCTTCTGACCAATGGCTTTGTACCCAGGGCCAAGTTGTTGGAGAGTGAGTCAGTGAACGAAAACCTCCGTAAAAACCTGTCCCGCGCCAACACCCGCTCTTCCCTGTACGGGGGTGGGGGCTCCTTCTCCTCCGCCCACCTCGCCCCAGAGAGAGAGGCGTCCGACATCATCGAGATGGCCAAGAAAGATCTTGAGAAACTGAGAAAGAAGGAAcggaagaaaaagaagaggtaaGTGCTGTAGTTATTCATACTCGCCCCCTCTTGTTTCAGTGCACAGTATATTTCCCTGTGTATTTCACATCCGTTTTATGAAAGtggttgcattctgtttgtcactgtgtgtaACGCTCCCAACTTGTGGATCAAACCACCGTACGAAaaagatttagatttagatgATCGGTGTTAATGATAGGAGTCTGTCATAACATGCCTAGAGGTGTTTAATGATGGTGGTGTGAGCAGTAGAGCTGGTGCTTGGGTGGGGGGAACAGGATTAGAGTGGTGTGGAGAGATTACAGAAGCAGGGGGGACTGGTTTTCGGTTGATTTTCCGGTGTGTCATCTGTAATTCGTTCTGGCACCCGGCCTTTCTCCCTCAGCAGTCACCACTTTTCTGTCTAATGTCAGTCTAATAGCCTCTGTGTGGTTCATGGACGAGGCCCCTCCGGCATGGCTGATGATGGAGACGGCTTCATAACAGGCCCGCTCATGTTAGCCTCCACCTCTaataattcattacatttgtgaAGAGCTTTTTTCACACCCAAGGCGCCAatgaaacatttccaaatagAAAGAATAGGCTTCAAATACAATCCAGAACATTGcacacagagaacaacagaagatactgtaaatacacGGCTCGTCTGAGCAGCCATTATGTACCGCAGCCAAGGGGTCGCAGAGCTGGAAGACCTGTCACGctctgtgttttgtctgctgTACTGTTcaactctctccttttctttggtTTGATAAGAATTGTATGAAGGTTTGATGAAGAACAGAAATTAAATGGCACAGATATAAGCCAAATAGAAGACCATCGATATCGAATCCACTCACCGCGACTCTACTCTTCTCTGTTCTGTGGTTGCGTGGTAACCTTTCTCTGTTCTGTGGTTGCGTTGTAACCTTTCTCTGTTCTGTGGTTGCGTGGTAACCTTTCTCTGTTCTGTGGTTGCGTGGTAACCTTTCTCTGTTCTGTGGTTGCGTGGTAACCTTTCTCTGTTCTGTGGTTGCGTGGTAACCTTTCTCTGTTCTGTGGTTGCGTGGTAACCTTTCTCTGTTCTGTGGTTGCGTGGTAACCTTTCTCTGTTCTGTGGTTGCGTGGTAACCTTTCTCTGTTCTGTGGTTGCGTGGTAACCTTTCTCTGTTCTGTGGTTGCGTTGTAACCTTTTTCTGTTCTGTGGTTGCGTGGTAACCTTTCTCTGTTCTGTGGTTGCGTGGTAACCTTTCTCTGTTCTGTGGTTGCGTGGTAACCTTTCTCTGTTCTGTGGTTGCGTGGTAACCTTTCTCTGTTCTGTGGTTGCGTTGTAACCTTTCTCTGTTCTGTGGTTGCGTGGTAACCTTTCTCTGTTCTGTGGTTGCGTGGTAACCTTTCTCTGTTCTGTGGTTGCGTGGTAACCTTTCTCTGTTCTGTGGTTGCGTGGTAACATTTCTCTTTTCCAATGTCTCCACCCTTCTCTTCCCCACTCTGAAGACTGATGCGGCTCCAAGAGAGTGATCATGAGGGTGTTCATGAGCTTGCCAGGTTTGCtacccccccatctctccaacTCCCCCCTTCCCATCGCTCTAAATCCCTTCTTCCCATATTTCTAAATCCCCTCTCCTCAGTACTCCAAGTCCCCTTTTCCTCATTTCACTGACTACCATCTCCCCTAATCTCTGTAACTTCCTTCACCACACCAACCTCCATTCCGCCCATCTCTCTAACTTCCCTTTCCTCGCTTTTATCATTAACTAACTCCCCTTTCCTCATATCACTAACTCccccctcatctctccatctcccctttTTCTACCTATACAACAACTTCTTCACCTGCAGGTAGTTGCCACACCTGGAGGAAAACCCACTTTTAACCTCTGACCCTTGAACTCACCCTCTCAACCTCTCCTTTTGCATTGTTGAGACGCATAGACTAAAGGAATGAACTAAAACGTTGTTTTCATCATGATGTAACCACaatgtcaatcaatcattcaCTAACAGGTACCTGAAGGATGATTCTAACAGCCTACTGATTTGGGTTCAGAGTTCAGATTCTGATCTAATCTTGATTCTAACCGTAAATGCGTTTTTACAGAATGCAGCTTAATCAAGAATCAAGATACTGGTGCTGTATACAGCTCGTGCTGTATGATCCAGTGTAGCGATGCAATGTGAGGTCACTGGCTAGCTAATCCTCTGGTTCTGTGGTCACAGTGTGGTCAAGGAGGAGGTCCCTGACAACGAACAGGAACGAGGCAACGAAGAGGCTGAGGGGGTACGTCTAACAAATATTCGGCGTATTtaggtgcgtgtgtgcgtgcgttttcCTTGGAGTCATGTTATGTTGACGTGTATTAACAGGATGACCACGTCAGCGAccatgaggaaggagaggaaatggagggagaggaggaggacgatgaaatggagggagaggagagctcTGAGGAGTCGGACTCTGAGGACCTCGATGAGAAAGGTGAAACACATGCACAGCCTTTGAGAAAGCCTTAAAAAAAGCCTCCTAAAGGGCCATGAGGAATGCCGACCGGGTCTTTTTCAAGCCCAACTATAACATCAAAGAACTTTTAATAAAAGAGCGCTAAATATAATTGAATAGTCCCATATAGCTActgggtgtgtgtatttgtggacAGAGAACTTCCAGGCGGACCTGGCCAACATCACGTGTGAGATCGCCATCAAGCAGAAGCTCATAGACGAGCTGGAGAACAGCCAGCGGCGTCTGCACACGCTCAAACAGCAGTACGAGCAGAAGCTGATGATGCTGCAGAGCAAGATCAGAGACACCCAGCTGGAGAGGGACAAGGTGCTTCACAACATGGGTAGGTATAGCAGAGGAGGTGCAGGAGAGGAGGTTCACGGcacgacagacacagagaaaatgGTGGGTGATTAATGAAGGTTGTACTTCATTTGTTTAGGTGCATTTTCCTCTGTCGTTAGACCTAGGAGTGAGTATGCCCAGCTGCTACCTAACAAAtcctaattttttttaacaacttggtgtgttttgagttaatctGTCTTTCATAATTTCttacttcacacacacattaccacaGGCTTCTTTATGTAAAACCCTGCACTTGTGCGGATGGATTCTGGAAGGTTCTATGTGACTGTGGCAACTGTTGCTTTAGAAACACAGAATGACTGACTGTTGGTCTTGTACGAAGTCTGAGCTGAGCTGTGTGTTTCCACCATGCTTGTGTTTAGCTGAGTTAGTTGTGTCTGCAGGCTCCGTGGAGACGTGCACAGAGGAGAAGGCCAAGAAGATCAAGTTAGAGTATGAGAAGAAGCTCAGCTCTATGAACAAGGAGATGCAGAAGCTCCAGTCAGCCCAGAAGGAACACGCACGCCTTCTGAAAAACCAATCGCAGTATGAGAAACAGCTGAAGAAACTGAACCAGGATGTGGCTGAGATGAAGAAAAcaaaggtaaagaaaacattgtgaATGGATGGGTGGGGTTTTGGATGACATGGGGCCAAGTAACAATTAAGTCCTAAGCAACTCTCAAGTCTTAACCTTCAAGTCTCCATTCAAGTCCCAAGTAATAAAGGCCAAGTCCCAGGTTCCACAGCTCAAGTCACAAGTCCCTAATTTTTGGTTTCAAGTCTTCAAGTCAATGGTTAAAACAAATTGTGTTGGAtgatctttttttgttgttgaattctTGAATTTGCTTAAATTAATCTAATATTATTCAGTAGGTTgtctgtatgtatttatgttttccattttcttcttggataaaaaacatgttttaatatgtaaggatgttaaaaacaaaacaaaaatgctgtcCACTTTGAAATAAAATACTAGGGGGGGCCATGCCAGACAATTGGAAAATATTACCAGAAAATCTGAAGAAATTAGGAGATGCCATGGGAATCTCATTGGTTAATGAGAAGAGAGGAACTTACTGTACGACCCTACATGAATCAGACTGTTGCTGAATtagtttgttttttcttcttatcAAGTCAAGTCTCAGTTCACAAAATGTGACTGGATTCGTACGCGGGTCCAAGTAATGTGACTCAAATCCACATCTCAGGTTATATGGAGGGCTCCATATTTTGGCAATGATTTTTATCTATGAGTAACATGAACACATTATTATGTGATATTTTTTTGGTATTTATCTGTGTCCAGAATGAAGTATATTTGAGATACAGTAGTTTCACAAGCCAAACTACCACCATGCTAGCTGTTCACTAAGACTTCAGTCATTGTGGTAACGCTAGGTAGCGTAAACTTTTTGATAGCAACCtcttttaaaatggaaataagaGACATTGACATTTAATCCAAGTGGATAAAGGGCCTCATTGCCAAACCCCTGAACTAACCCTTTAACGGCATGGAGGTTCTGAATGGGGGATGTATGCATGGATATACTGGTTGATTCCCTCGCTGACCAGTAAATACCATGTGTTGTGCTAGGTGAGTCTGATGCGCCAGATGAAGGAGCAACAGGAGAACAACAGAGCGTCAGAGTGCCGACGTAACAGAGAGATCGCTACTCTGAAGAAGGACCAGCGCAAACAGGAGGTAATGCTCCACGTGGACATGATGTGTGGAAAGTTGTGTTCAGGCACGTGACATCCCCACCTTGGGATCGATGTTGAATTCAACTGATATTATTTCCTGTCACTTCCAGCACCAGCTGAGACAGCTGGAAGCTCAGAAGAGGCAGCAGGAACTGATATTGCGCCGAAAGAATGAGGAGGTACAAAATTGTTGTTGTCGGACAAATTCAGGTGttgtttcaaaaaggttttctCCTTATTAAACATGGCACTACTGTTCTCCTTTTTAAAGGTGACAGCTTTGAGGAGACAGGTGAGGCCCGCCTCTGGAAAGGTGAACAGAAAGGTGAGCCTACCGGAGCCTCTCCAGGACCCGTCACACCGCGGCATCCCAGGCCGACCTCACTCTGCCGGGGCAACAGCCCCCAATGGCACACCGAGGTATGGATGACTGTGTATCAGCGCTGCCACGCTGAGTTCCTCAGTAATATCCTGCCCCCCGCTGTCTACTGATATCTGGTGTTTCCCACTAACCAGGAAGTACCCGGCCCGGATGGGCAGTGTCTACACCAACAGGACCGCCCGGGCTAAATGGCAGTCTCTGGAGAGACGGATCACCGACATCATCATGCAGAGGCTGACTATCTCCAACATGGAGGCTGAAATGAACCGCCTCCTCAAGGTAAAATTTATCTACTGGATTCCTGCCAGGCTGATCCAAGTATGGTTCTATGAGAATGAGACATTCATAATTGTTGCCATTTGGTGTAGAACAATAGTTCTCCTCCTTTTTGTAGTTTTTAGAAAGGCAATTCCGAAAGCGTTTTACCAGAACCATTTGACATTCCCTTCCTCCCGGCCCTCTTACAGCAACGTGAGGACTTGACCAAGCGAAGGGAGAAGGTGTCTCGTAAGAGGGAGAAGATCGCCACAGAGGGGACTGATGCGGACCGAAGCGTCCAGTCTCTGACCGAGGAGATGGATGCCCTGGCGGCCAATATTGACTACATCAACGACAGCATCGCTGACTGTCAGGCTAACATCATGCAGATGGAGGAAGCTAAGGTCAGCTggcaagagacagacagacaggcacagtaccagtcaaaagtttagactcattgtatgtatatattatgaTGTTTTGCAACGCAGGAGGAGGGAGACACGGTGGACGTTACCGCGGTGATCAGCGCCTGCAACCTATCAGAAGCCCGTTTCCTGCTTGATCACTTCCTGCACATGACCATTAACAAGGTGCCGACAGAATGACTGTTCCTAAGCTGTTTATCTGACAGCCTTCTGAATgttgtaaaattattttttaaattccaTTTCCGTGACTGAACGTTTATCCAGGGCCTGCAGGCGGCCCAGAAGGAGTCCCAGGTAAAGGTGATGGAGGGCCGACTGAAGCAGACGGAGATCAACAGCGCCACTCAGAACCAGCTGCTGTTCCACATGCTGAAGGAGAAGGCGGAACTGAACCCAGAGTTGGATGCTCTGCTGGGCAACGCGCTGCAAGGTAGGTCATGGGACACACTAATTCATCTTTTGGCTGCGCTTTATTTCGCAGTCCACTATTTGTTGCAGTGCTTAACATGTACTATTGACAAATCCTTTAAAGAAATAATTTTATATGAACACGTTCCTTTTTTCTGTGGTCTTTAAGCACTCGGactgtgaaataaaatgtcaacattttggtttgagtttggtttgatttattttctgtttttttttttctgtttgttcacGTTGAATTCAATCAGAGATAAGTTACCTAGTGGAGGGTAAGTAATAAACCAAAGATTTATTGGACTCAGACTGGTCTCCCTCAAAGCCCCTCCTCCCCCTAAAACTCCCCTTTAAGACTAACCTAAGATCCTAACATTGCCAGTAGGTGCATGAGGTGGTGTGTATCCCTCAGTCCCTTGACTCACTAACCCTGTGTGACCCTCCCCGTCCTCCTTTTGGATGACCAGCTCTTGTCCTTGGAACTGAGTACTAAGACTTAGCATTAGCTTACATACtgcccacccccccacccccccatgaAAACCTGTTCGGTACTACTACGACTCCAACTTCAAAGGAGTTGCCTTCTTTGAAACGGCCACGTCAGATGCATTGTACTAATGTTACGTATAGTATGCCGTGCTATTGACCACTGACCCCTGTTGTAATTGACCTCTGGCTTTTGAACTTTGAGCTCCCTTAGAGCTCCTTCAAATTCAGTCCGTTTTTTTTCGCTACTGCAGCATGAGAACACCGCGTGCACTTGCTTTTATTCCGACATCCAGACTGGACGCTGATTACCTCTTACAGTGGAAGACTGTGGAATACACTCGGAGTTGGTAGTCTCACCACCAGTCTGTTCAGCTAGCATACCAGTCAGTGCCGCTCCTTGTCATTCCCGGAAACACGTGGATAGAgatggtggaatgggagcttaaGACCGGGATATCCTGGCTACAGTGTTGGTGTTCGTCATGGGATATTTGACATTGTGAAGTGGAGCCAAAATCACTGCCCATTGGACCATGCAGGAGGCTTACTGTGAGCCCAGTATGACAGTGGTGTGAGGGCCCAGTATAACAGGGTGTTTTTCTCACCCTAAGCAGAAAATGGAGATGACAGCAGTAGTGACGAGTCCTCTACTCCCAGCCCAGCAACTGAGGGAAGGTAAAAAACAGTTAATCACTGGGGATATTAAATATTGGATAAAAAAATGTTAGTAATTAAATCAAACAATTGCTGATAACCCCTACAGTGGTCCATAGGTAGTCTGTCAGTGTATGAGTGACATGTGAATTGACCCTCCATTCTATGGTTTCAGTTCATTGGCCTCGGATCTCCTGAAGCTGTGTGGGGAGGCCAAACCTAGAAAGGTACTGTCACGTACAGTGGTCCACCAAAGCGTTTCTCAGAAAAGCCATGTTGATTACATTCACTTGACTCAAGTCGGTAACTGATGAAAACGGTAAAGACTGATGAGGTGCTGCTGTTCACAAAGCGCCATTTGCATGTGGATATTGTATGCGATGAAGGATCGACTCATTGATTGGTCGGACCAATCCCACTACCACAGGCGCGCAGAAGAACCACCACCCAGATGGAGCTGCTGTATGCTGGAAGTGGAGACTTTGACTCGTCCACTGGGGACTTCTCTGCCTCCCTGCTGCCTCTACCGATGGTCCAGGAGGGGTTGGGGGACATGGGGACAGCGGCAGCACTTCCTGGGGACAGGGAGCTCACCGGGCCCTCCTCGGCACTTACCACCAGGATGTCCAGCCTGTAAGCCCTTGCTTTAACATACACAGTAAACACCATCATTGATCTAGAGCATAATAGATTAAAGGTCAAACCTGTCATCTGTACTCATGTGCCTTTGATGGTTTAGGCTTCATATTGTAACAGCGTTTAATACTAttgaagaaacaaaatgcatgacAAGGATAGAAAGCTTTACGTTCTTTGCCCCTTTCCAATGTCTTGTTGTCCTTCAGTGCGTCGTCACTGGTCAGCGTGACCTGTCACTCAACCTGTTCTTCTGCCCGTGTAGTTCAGGAGTCCGCCCCGCCGCGGGAACTGAGAGGAGACCTTCAGAGCGTTCGCCTCAGACGCGCAGGAGGATGCTGGAGAAAGGGACACATGCCCCTGTCGACCCCAGGGGTCACCCGTCGAGAGAGACCAAGGGGCACGCACACACTCCCATCGGCGTGCCTGCGGCCATAGAGAAGGGCCCTGACGTCAAACCAGCGTGAGAGATGATATTACACACTAACGAACGACGTTCGCCTCACGTTTGGTGTTCATGCGAGGTTCCTGTGGGTAATAGTAGCACTTTGTGTTTCAGGTTGGAAGATCTAACTATATACGAAGGACAACGGTATGTGAATTAACTGTATGTCTCCCAATATGCTACACATCTAATGACCCAACTATATCCTAATAatctaaaaaaattatatatatataaaaaatacatatccAAGCATTGTCTTAACAACGTCCCAGCGGTGTCTTTAAGAGAGTCTCAACTGTGTCCTCACCACTACTGACAGTGTCTTGTGTCCTGGCTATAGAGGGGTGATCAACCCTGTGCCAGCCCCTAAAAGCGGCCGTACGGCCAGGCTACAATGTGTCTACATGGCAGAGGGAcacaccaaaccggtcatgtgTGTCGACTGCACTAACGACTTGCTCTTCACCGGATCTAAAGGTACAGCTCTGTCGTTTAAAATCAACCCATGACCTCTTCATCAGTCATCACATTCGGCAATACCTCCACTTAGGGTTATGGTGGGATTCATGTTGTTTCAGACTAATTGGAAACGTGTTAtaactcctgtgtgtgtgtgtgtgtgtgtgtgtgtgcatgcgcgcgTGCAGATCGTACGTGTAAGGTGTGGAACCTGGTTACCGGTCAGGAGATCATGTCTCTGAGTGGTCATCCCAGCAGTGTGGTCTCCGTGAGGTACTGTTCCAGCCTGGTCTTCACCGTCTCCACCTCCTACATCAAGGTGTGGGACATCCGAGACTCCGCCAAGTGCATACGCACCCTCACGTGAGTGTCCATGGAGTACATCTGAAAACCTCTGTTATTTTCAAAGATTGAGTTGAGGAATGCCGGTTCCTTATTCGGCACATCCTAGGACATTCTAGAGAACTCAAAAAtagatgggggaaaaaaagaggtGCTATTTGAAAAAACGAGTTTTCCATTCACATGGAGTTGATGGCTATGTGCGCGTGCGTATGTGTTCAGGTCGTCTGGCCAGGTGAACGTAGGGGACAGCTGTGTTTCTCTGCGGTCCCTGACAATCCCTCCTGGAGAGAACCAGATCAACCAGATCTCTCTGAACCCCACTGGGTCTTACTTGTACTCGGCCTCGGGCAACTCAGTCCGCATGTGGGACCTCAGAAAGTAAGTACTTCTATTGCAATCTCCAAATGGTCTTTGGGCAGATGTGCCTATCCAGAGCCAATTACAGGTGAAATTTAAGTGAGGTGCATGGCTCAAGGGCACGTCTGCAGATTTTTCACCTAGTCGGTTCAGGGATTTGAATGACGCTGTTAGCACTAGGCTAACTGCCACCAGTATTATCAATACGACTTGAGCTTCCATACAAAGACAGCTGAAGAAAGTGCAATATTTGTTCAAAATAGTGTAAAATATTTAGTAGTTATTATTTTCCAAATCTTTACTGAACAGGTGAAGACCTGTAATGAAGATGGGGGCATGGTATGATGGAGACAGATTTATTGAACCCCTAAACATGCACCCTGACCATTAAACCCCTTAACCCCCAGGTTTGTTTCGACGGGAAAGCTGACCGGTCACCTGGGTCCGGTCATGTGTCTCACCGTCGACCAGATGAGCAACGGCCAAGACGTGGTCTTGACGGGCTCCAAGGACCACAGCCTGAAGGTGTTTGAGGTGACAGAGGGGGCCCAGGGCAGTATCGTGGCCTGTCACAACT from the Esox lucius isolate fEsoLuc1 chromosome 23, fEsoLuc1.pri, whole genome shotgun sequence genome contains:
- the LOC105028205 gene encoding kinesin-like protein KIF21A isoform X2 → MSGLDESSVRVALRIRPQLAREKIEGCHICTYCMPAEPQVMLGKDKAFTYDYVFDMDSQQDSIYTHCTEKLIEGCFEGYNATIFAYGQTGSGKTYTMGTGFDVNISEEELGIIPRAVSHLFRGIEERRQAATEQGKPVPEFKINAQFLELYNEEVLDLFDSTRDMDGKRQKSTIKIHEDANGGIYTVGVTTRTVTSEAEMMQCLKLGALSRTTASTQMNVQSSRSHAIFTIHLCQVRVCAPDDSESNETDNRLTNGSPEMNSEFETLTAKFHFVDLAGSERLKRTGATGDRAKEGISINCGLLALGNVISALGDRSKRSTHVPYRDSKLTRLLQDSLGGNSQTVMIACISPSDRDFMETLSTLKYANRARNIRNRVVVNQDKASQQISALRTEIARLQMELMEYKTGKRMVGEDGMESVNDMVHENSMLQTENSNLRIRVKAMQETIDAQRARLTHYLSDQANQVLAKAGEGSEEIGNMIENYIKEIEELRAKLLESESVNENLRKNLSRANTRSSLYGGGGSFSSAHLAPEREASDIIEMAKKDLEKLRKKERKKKKRLMRLQESDHEGVHELASVVKEEVPDNEQERGNEEAEGDDHVSDHEEGEEMEGEEEDDEMEGEESSEESDSEDLDEKENFQADLANITCEIAIKQKLIDELENSQRRLHTLKQQYEQKLMMLQSKIRDTQLERDKVLHNMGAFSSVVRPRSSVETCTEEKAKKIKLEYEKKLSSMNKEMQKLQSAQKEHARLLKNQSQYEKQLKKLNQDVAEMKKTKVSLMRQMKEQQENNRASECRRNREIATLKKDQRKQEHQLRQLEAQKRQQELILRRKNEEVTALRRQVRPASGKVNRKVSLPEPLQDPSHRGIPGRPHSAGATAPNGTPRKYPARMGSVYTNRTARAKWQSLERRITDIIMQRLTISNMEAEMNRLLKQREDLTKRREKVSRKREKIATEGTDADRSVQSLTEEMDALAANIDYINDSIADCQANIMQMEEAKEEGDTVDVTAVISACNLSEARFLLDHFLHMTINKGLQAAQKESQVKVMEGRLKQTEINSATQNQLLFHMLKEKAELNPELDALLGNALQEISYLVEENGDDSSSDESSTPSPATEGSSLASDLLKLCGEAKPRKARRRTTTQMELLYAGSGDFDSSTGDFSASLLPLPMVQEGLGDMGTAAALPGDRELTGPSSALTTRMSSLSGVRPAAGTERRPSERSPQTRRRMLEKGTHAPVDPRGHPSRETKGHAHTPIGVPAAIEKGPDVKPALEDLTIYEGQRGVINPVPAPKSGRTARLQCVYMAEGHTKPVMCVDCTNDLLFTGSKDRTCKVWNLVTGQEIMSLSGHPSSVVSVRYCSSLVFTVSTSYIKVWDIRDSAKCIRTLTSSGQVNVGDSCVSLRSLTIPPGENQINQISLNPTGSYLYSASGNSVRMWDLRKFVSTGKLTGHLGPVMCLTVDQMSNGQDVVLTGSKDHSLKVFEVTEGAQGSIVACHNFEPSHHECIDSLAIQGDNLYSGSRDYCIKKWDLSRKRLVQQVVSAHFDWVSALGMVPGSQVVLSADRGGVLKLWHADTLEPLGELRGHDSPVNGMATNNSQLFTASDDKTVKIWQVKGSLEDGIY